In Pseudoalteromonas piratica, the following proteins share a genomic window:
- a CDS encoding S1/P1 nuclease, protein MIKQISSLFIVALTLTTFNVTAWSQNGHRIIGKIAENHLTIETRRAIYPLLQGDKLAEVTTWADEMRSNPADFWKYDSRKWHYINISSADEFKPAKYRITHNKGEVTDIYSGILKSIAVLESPNTSLEKKQFYFRFLTHLVGDIHQPMHAGRSEDWGGNKIKVTFFGKETNLHSLWDKGLVESENLSYTEFVEFIDTKDPRIISRYLASEPKDWVLESFHIAEELYDIGNGEFKYHYVYEQMPVVKERLLQGGIRLAGLLNKIFDKSAEVQVNAIGYLEQNNK, encoded by the coding sequence ATGATTAAGCAGATAAGTTCTTTGTTTATTGTTGCTCTAACTTTAACCACATTTAATGTGACTGCTTGGAGCCAAAACGGACACCGAATTATTGGTAAGATTGCCGAGAACCATTTAACGATCGAAACACGTCGTGCTATCTACCCTTTATTGCAAGGAGATAAACTTGCAGAGGTCACGACTTGGGCGGATGAAATGCGCTCAAACCCTGCTGACTTTTGGAAATATGATTCTCGAAAATGGCACTACATCAACATTTCTTCTGCAGATGAGTTTAAACCTGCTAAATACCGCATTACGCACAATAAAGGCGAAGTCACCGACATTTATTCAGGTATTTTAAAATCAATCGCCGTTCTTGAAAGTCCAAATACATCCCTTGAAAAGAAACAGTTTTACTTTCGATTTTTAACCCACCTTGTTGGCGATATTCACCAACCAATGCATGCAGGCCGAAGTGAAGATTGGGGTGGTAATAAAATTAAAGTTACATTTTTTGGTAAAGAAACTAACTTACACTCACTTTGGGATAAAGGATTGGTTGAAAGTGAAAACCTTTCCTACACTGAATTTGTTGAATTTATTGATACCAAAGACCCAAGAATAATTTCTCGCTACTTAGCATCAGAACCAAAGGATTGGGTACTCGAATCATTTCACATTGCCGAAGAGTTATATGACATTGGTAATGGCGAATTCAAATACCACTATGTTTATGAACAGATGCCTGTTGTCAAAGAGCGTCTGCTTCAAGGTGGCATTAGATTAGCTGGTTTATTAAATAAAATTTTTGATAAATCTGCAGAAGTTCAAGTTAATGCAATTGGTTACCTTGAACAAAATAATAAGTAA
- a CDS encoding TonB-dependent receptor yields the protein MKTQLRKKVLPLAIAACLGSTAAYANDTASSVRGTIVGPNGNPAAGTEITIIHVPSGSVKKATVNESGLFSAKGLRVGGPYQIIVDSKEFEDTMVEDVYLTLGKEYPVSVQLQSKSDMEQIVVTGRPISSFSGGTGPAANFSLRDLENQPAINRDLKDIVQADPRIYIDDSRGDGAIQCGGGNPRFNSLTLDGVRMNDNFGLNSNGYPTVRAPFSYDAIDQVAVELAPFDVNYGGFTSCNFNAVTKSGTNEVHGKVFFDYTNDSMQGDSIEGEDIDTGNYSEKRYGFSVGAPIIKDELFVFVAYEELEGAELFEYPRLGTSDDDDVTPSDLDRVRQIAQDVYGYDAGSTPASMPVDDQKLLVKLDWNINDDHRASVVYNYNDGFRLSQSDDWAVTLDSHFYERGVEFQSIVGSVYSDWTDNFSTEMRIGKSDVDMRQRSLDAASGFGEVQIRNGGQTIFLGPDDSRQSNDLDYDTTTFKLAGTYYLDEHVITGGYEYENVNVFNLFMQHTQGEFRFDSIDDFEAGLAARVYYNNSAGTNNPNDAAAEFGFAQHTFYLQDEYNFLDYDLSVTFGLRYDMYTSSDKPRENALFTELYGFNNTKNMDDIDLLQPRFGFNWQAADNIEVRGGIGLYSGGNPNVWVSNSYSNDGVVNIATQERGVDLFNTPMVNGGAPIFEVPQNQYDQVANSTGGSGSVNAIDHNFEIPSEWKFALGGTYFTEDNYIITADLLHTQKQDSAIIRDLALTKTGETTFDGRPIYTSTPLTDSEGNTVRRFNEYLLTNVDGDDGESTVLSFALSKEYDNGLDFTVSYAYTQSEDVNPMTSSVAGSNFGNLAVTDPNDPSLATSNYEVPHRFTFKLGYKHEFFDGYLTRFNLFGQASEGRPYSYTYNRSDREFGDNNWNGSRQLMYIPLENDPNVVYDMSAEEIADMNAWIEKEGLTRGATVGRNDFNADWYVKFDVKISQEIPGFMDGHKGNVFFTIKNVGNLLNDDWGVLKEGAFVGNRMVDMSYDSDNDQYIYEGFSKNAAQQDVQNSGSLWQMRVGVNYRF from the coding sequence ATGAAAACGCAACTACGCAAAAAAGTATTGCCTCTTGCAATTGCTGCATGTTTAGGCTCTACAGCTGCTTATGCTAACGATACTGCATCATCTGTACGCGGTACAATCGTTGGTCCTAACGGCAACCCTGCTGCTGGTACTGAAATTACCATTATTCACGTACCTTCAGGTTCTGTTAAAAAAGCAACTGTAAATGAGTCAGGTCTTTTCAGTGCTAAAGGCCTACGTGTAGGTGGTCCTTACCAAATCATTGTTGATTCAAAAGAATTTGAAGACACTATGGTTGAAGATGTATACCTAACTCTTGGTAAAGAATACCCAGTAAGTGTTCAGCTTCAGTCTAAGTCAGATATGGAACAGATCGTAGTGACTGGTCGTCCTATCAGCTCTTTCTCTGGTGGTACAGGTCCTGCTGCAAACTTCAGCCTTCGTGACCTTGAAAACCAACCAGCGATTAACCGTGACCTAAAAGACATTGTTCAAGCGGATCCACGTATTTATATCGATGACAGCCGTGGTGACGGTGCGATTCAGTGTGGTGGTGGTAACCCACGTTTTAACAGCTTAACGCTTGATGGCGTTCGCATGAACGATAACTTTGGTCTTAACAGCAATGGTTACCCAACTGTTCGTGCACCGTTCTCATACGATGCAATCGACCAAGTAGCTGTAGAACTTGCGCCATTTGACGTAAACTACGGTGGCTTTACATCATGTAACTTCAATGCAGTAACTAAGTCAGGTACTAACGAAGTTCACGGTAAAGTTTTCTTCGATTACACTAACGATTCAATGCAAGGTGATTCAATCGAAGGTGAAGACATCGATACTGGTAACTACTCAGAAAAGCGTTATGGCTTCTCAGTTGGTGCACCAATCATTAAAGATGAACTTTTTGTATTCGTAGCTTATGAAGAATTGGAAGGTGCTGAGTTATTTGAATACCCTCGCCTTGGTACAAGCGACGATGACGATGTAACGCCATCAGATCTTGACCGTGTTCGTCAAATCGCACAAGACGTTTATGGCTATGACGCAGGTTCTACACCAGCAAGCATGCCAGTTGATGACCAGAAACTACTTGTAAAATTAGACTGGAACATCAATGATGATCACCGTGCAAGTGTTGTTTACAACTACAATGATGGTTTCCGTTTAAGCCAGTCTGATGATTGGGCTGTTACACTTGATAGCCACTTCTATGAGCGTGGTGTTGAGTTCCAATCAATCGTAGGTTCTGTATACTCAGATTGGACTGACAACTTCTCAACTGAAATGCGCATTGGTAAATCTGATGTAGATATGCGTCAGCGTTCTCTAGATGCAGCTAGCGGTTTTGGTGAAGTTCAAATTCGTAACGGTGGCCAAACAATTTTCTTAGGCCCAGATGATTCTCGTCAATCAAATGACCTAGATTACGACACAACAACGTTCAAACTAGCTGGTACATACTACCTAGACGAACACGTAATCACAGGTGGTTACGAGTATGAAAATGTTAACGTATTTAACTTATTCATGCAGCACACGCAAGGTGAATTCCGTTTCGATTCAATTGATGACTTTGAAGCTGGCCTAGCGGCACGTGTTTACTACAACAACTCAGCAGGTACAAACAACCCGAATGATGCAGCTGCAGAATTTGGTTTTGCACAGCATACTTTCTACCTACAAGACGAGTATAACTTCTTAGATTATGATCTAAGTGTTACTTTCGGTCTTCGTTATGACATGTACACAAGTAGCGACAAGCCTCGCGAAAACGCGTTATTCACTGAGCTATATGGCTTCAATAACACGAAGAACATGGATGACATTGACTTACTACAACCACGTTTTGGCTTCAACTGGCAAGCAGCTGATAATATTGAAGTACGTGGTGGTATCGGTCTTTACTCTGGTGGTAACCCGAACGTTTGGGTATCTAACTCATACTCTAATGACGGTGTTGTAAACATCGCAACACAAGAGCGTGGCGTTGACCTATTCAATACACCGATGGTTAACGGTGGTGCACCAATCTTTGAAGTGCCTCAAAACCAATATGATCAAGTTGCTAATTCAACAGGTGGTTCAGGCTCTGTAAACGCAATTGACCACAACTTTGAAATTCCTTCTGAGTGGAAATTCGCACTTGGTGGTACTTACTTCACTGAAGATAACTACATCATCACTGCTGACTTACTTCACACTCAGAAGCAAGACAGTGCAATTATTCGTGATTTAGCACTTACTAAGACTGGCGAAACTACATTTGATGGTCGTCCAATTTACACAAGCACACCGCTTACGGATAGCGAAGGTAATACAGTTCGTCGCTTTAACGAATACTTACTTACTAACGTAGATGGCGATGACGGTGAATCAACAGTACTATCTTTCGCACTTTCGAAAGAGTATGACAATGGTCTAGACTTCACTGTTTCATATGCTTACACGCAATCTGAAGATGTTAACCCAATGACATCATCAGTAGCGGGTTCTAACTTCGGTAACTTAGCAGTAACGGATCCGAATGATCCAAGCCTTGCTACATCAAACTATGAAGTACCTCACCGTTTCACATTCAAGTTAGGTTACAAGCATGAGTTCTTTGATGGTTACCTAACGCGCTTCAACCTATTCGGTCAAGCAAGTGAAGGTCGTCCATACAGCTACACGTACAACCGTAGCGACCGTGAGTTCGGCGATAATAACTGGAATGGTTCACGTCAGTTAATGTATATCCCGTTAGAAAACGATCCTAACGTTGTATACGACATGAGCGCTGAAGAAATTGCTGATATGAACGCATGGATCGAAAAAGAAGGTCTTACGCGTGGTGCAACTGTTGGTCGTAACGACTTCAATGCAGACTGGTACGTTAAATTTGACGTTAAGATTTCACAAGAAATCCCAGGCTTCATGGACGGTCACAAAGGTAATGTATTCTTCACGATTAAGAACGTAGGCAACTTACTTAACGATGACTGGGGTGTACTTAAAGAAGGTGCATTCGTAGGTAACCGTATGGTTGACATGTCTTACGACAGCGATAATGACCAGTACATCTATGAAGGCTTCAGCAAAAATGCTGCACAGCAAGATGTTCAGAACTCTGGTTCACTATGGCAAATGCGTGTAGGTGTTAACTACCGTTTCTAA
- a CDS encoding MarR family winged helix-turn-helix transcriptional regulator, which translates to MIELNAFLPYRLATLSEQLSARFAGVYADKYQLTIPQWRVIAHLAAERHLTAKTICERAGLDKSTASRAVKQLLERDIVYGKQSAEDKRATVLGLSDKGQTLYQELSEDANSWQNALFEVLNHNDKETLFRILDKLDRK; encoded by the coding sequence ATGATTGAACTGAATGCTTTCCTCCCTTATCGCTTAGCAACCCTAAGTGAACAATTGAGCGCCAGATTTGCAGGCGTATATGCAGATAAATATCAGCTCACAATTCCACAATGGCGTGTTATTGCTCATTTAGCTGCTGAACGACACCTAACGGCGAAAACAATTTGTGAACGAGCAGGGCTTGATAAATCGACGGCTTCAAGAGCAGTAAAACAACTTTTAGAAAGAGACATTGTGTATGGTAAACAATCAGCAGAGGACAAACGTGCCACCGTGCTGGGATTGTCTGATAAAGGCCAAACCTTGTATCAAGAGTTATCAGAAGATGCTAACAGTTGGCAGAATGCATTATTTGAAGTGTTAAATCATAACGACAAAGAAACGTTATTTCGTATTCTCGATAAATTAGATCGCAAGTAA
- the hmgA gene encoding homogentisate 1,2-dioxygenase, which translates to MNFPEFDYLTGFGNEFESEALEGALPIGQFSPQKVKYDLYAEQYNTTAFTAPRADNRRNWFYRIRPSVVQGDYHALDNGLLRTAPITEVPTPPTMLRWNPIAIPSEKTDFIDGLITMAANGSANGQTGIGIHVYVANTSMDGRYFYNADGELLFVPQQGALVLHTECGKLAIKPGEIAVIPRGIKFSVELLDDAARGYICENYGHPYILPERGPVGANGYTNERDFQYPVAAFEDKEGDFELVAKFNGNLFRCDIGHSPLDVVAWTGNSAPYKYDLSRFNVMNTVSFDHPDPSIFTVLTSPSGTAGVANVDFVIFPPRWMVAENTFRPPYYHRNIMSEFMGLIEGVYDAKEHGFVPGGMSLHNCMSPHGPEADVFEKASNAELEPQRYENTLAFMFESRYVISPTKYALEGEERQQNYLDCWKGIKKYFNQ; encoded by the coding sequence ATGAATTTCCCAGAGTTTGATTATTTAACTGGTTTTGGCAACGAGTTTGAAAGCGAAGCCCTTGAGGGTGCCTTACCAATTGGCCAATTTTCACCACAAAAAGTTAAATACGATTTGTATGCAGAGCAGTACAACACAACAGCCTTCACAGCGCCACGTGCTGATAACCGCCGAAACTGGTTTTACCGTATCCGCCCTTCTGTTGTGCAAGGTGATTATCACGCATTAGACAATGGGCTACTCAGAACAGCACCTATTACCGAAGTACCAACCCCACCAACCATGTTGCGCTGGAACCCGATTGCTATTCCAAGTGAAAAAACTGACTTTATTGACGGCTTAATCACCATGGCAGCAAATGGTAGTGCTAATGGCCAAACGGGTATTGGCATTCACGTTTATGTAGCAAATACTTCTATGGATGGGCGTTATTTTTATAATGCCGATGGTGAATTACTTTTTGTACCCCAGCAAGGTGCACTTGTACTTCATACGGAATGCGGAAAGCTTGCAATCAAACCAGGTGAAATTGCGGTTATTCCTCGTGGCATTAAGTTTTCCGTTGAATTACTAGATGACGCTGCTCGCGGTTATATATGTGAAAACTATGGTCATCCTTATATTTTGCCTGAGCGTGGTCCTGTAGGCGCTAATGGTTATACCAATGAGCGTGATTTTCAATATCCGGTCGCCGCATTCGAAGATAAAGAAGGTGACTTTGAACTTGTTGCAAAATTCAATGGTAACTTGTTCCGTTGTGATATTGGTCATTCTCCGCTTGATGTCGTTGCTTGGACAGGTAATAGCGCACCATACAAATATGATTTATCGCGCTTTAATGTCATGAATACAGTGAGTTTTGACCACCCAGACCCATCTATTTTCACTGTTCTAACATCGCCTTCAGGTACTGCAGGTGTCGCAAATGTGGATTTTGTTATCTTCCCGCCACGCTGGATGGTTGCAGAAAACACCTTTAGACCCCCCTACTACCATCGTAATATTATGAGTGAGTTTATGGGCTTAATTGAAGGTGTTTATGATGCAAAAGAGCACGGATTTGTGCCAGGCGGTATGAGTTTACACAATTGTATGTCGCCACATGGCCCTGAGGCAGATGTATTTGAGAAAGCTTCAAATGCTGAACTTGAACCGCAACGTTATGAAAATACACTCGCATTTATGTTTGAATCACGTTACGTTATTTCTCCAACTAAATATGCGCTTGAAGGTGAAGAACGCCAGCAAAATTATTTAGATTGTTGGAAAGGCATTAAAAAATACTTCAATCAATAA
- the maiA gene encoding maleylacetoacetate isomerase has product MKLYTYFRSSAAYRVRIALNLKSINHEMVPVNLLKSEQQSADYLTVNPQGLLPALETEHGKLGQSLAILEYLDELYPEMPLLPSDPWQKAQVRSFAYAIACDIHPIDNLRVLKYLSGELNVTDEQKTDWYLHWIRIGFEKLESQIGDTDFCCGDKPSLADICLIPQVFNALRFKLDMSAFPKINAIYTRCNQIKAFSDAAPENQLDAN; this is encoded by the coding sequence ATGAAACTTTATACTTATTTTCGTTCATCTGCGGCATATCGTGTACGCATTGCGTTAAATTTAAAGAGCATTAACCATGAGATGGTGCCTGTAAACTTGTTGAAAAGTGAGCAGCAAAGTGCTGATTATTTAACAGTAAACCCGCAAGGTCTGTTACCTGCACTCGAGACTGAACATGGCAAACTAGGACAATCTTTAGCTATTTTGGAGTACCTCGATGAGCTTTATCCAGAGATGCCTTTATTGCCAAGCGATCCATGGCAAAAAGCGCAAGTGCGCAGTTTTGCTTATGCTATTGCCTGTGATATTCACCCTATTGATAACCTGCGTGTTTTAAAATACTTATCAGGTGAATTAAATGTCACGGACGAGCAAAAAACAGATTGGTATTTACACTGGATCCGTATCGGTTTTGAAAAGCTAGAATCGCAAATAGGTGATACAGATTTTTGTTGTGGTGATAAACCTAGCCTAGCTGACATATGTTTAATACCTCAAGTTTTTAATGCATTAAGGTTCAAACTCGACATGAGTGCGTTTCCAAAAATAAATGCAATCTATACCCGTTGTAATCAAATTAAAGCATTTAGTGACGCTGCACCAGAAAACCAACTAGATGCTAATTAG